In Leptolyngbya sp. O-77, the genomic window GTGCTTAGCTCAGAGTCTACGCTGGAGGAACTGCCGCTGCACGACTTTCAGGCAGACTATGAGCAGACGGGCTTGCAAGTTGCAGCGGTGTTTGAGCAGCATCCAGCGCTGCCGGGAGTCGTGCTGTGGGATGCAGCGCGGTTTGTGGGAATGCTGTCACGTCAGCGCTTGCTGGAATACCTGCTGCGTCCGCATGGAACAGAGTTGTTTCTCAGTCGCCCACTGAAGGTATTGCATAGCTATGCTTGCCAGCCGCCGCTGGTGTTGCCGGGTCATACGCCGATTTTGGCAGCGGCGCAGCAGGTCTTACGGCGATCGCCCGACCAGTTCAACGAACCAATCGTAGTGCAGGCAGACGGGGCCTATTATCTGCTCAGCCCCCACGAGCTAAATCGGGCCCACTGGCAGATTCGCGGCATCGAAACCCAGGTGCGCTATGAGCGAACCCAGGTGCAACTGATTCAGAGCGAAAAAATGGCCGGGCTGGGGCGACTGGTGGACGGCGTGGCCCATGAAATTCTTGATCCGGTAGGCTTTATCTGGGGAAACCTCAGCCATGTGTCGAGCTATGCTGCCGACCTGTTGGATCTGGTCGCCGCCTACGAAGCCAGCCTGCCGTCGGTGCCGCCTGCGGTGCAACAGCTTCAGCACGCTATCGAGCTAGAGTATGTGAAACGCGACTTGCCCCAGGCGATCGCCAGCATTCGCGCCGGGGCCGAGCGGCTCAAGAACCTGGCCACCAGCCTGCAAAACTTTTGCCATGTCGATGAAGTCTATCCCAAGCCCGCCAACCTGCATGAGTGCCTTGACAGCATTGTCTTGCTGCTGAAAAGCCGCCTGACTGGAGAAATTGACATCGTGTGTGAGTATGGACACCTGCCGCCCGTGCCCTGCTTTATTGGGCAACTGAGTCAGGTGTTTATGAATATCCTGATCAACGCGGTTGAGGCCCTGCTAGACTCGGCTACCTACCAAAGTTGGGTTGAGGGGATGGGCGATCGCCCCACCCACGCTGCGGCCGGTTCTCTCCGCAAACCCCAGATCGTCATCACTACAGCTATCCAGGGACTGTCAGACCCATCACCCAGCGGCGGGACATCGGCCAACCCATCGGGGGCGATCGCTCCAGCCGACTCAGAACCTTTCAAAACAACCACCAAAACCGCTCAGTTTCCCCCAGGCTCAACAGCGCGAAACGAACGTCGCTGGGTGTCTGTTCGCATTACTGACAACGGGCCAGGACTTTCGCCCGAAACCCAGCAGCGTATTCTAGAGTCGTTCACCGTCGAGCGCCGTGCCGCCAAGGAAACCAGTCTCTCGGTCAGCTATCAGATTGTCACCGCCAAACACGGCGGTCAGTTTCGCCTTAAATCGCCTGCGCTTTTTCCTACCGATGCGCCCGCTGGCATCGGCACCGAATTTGAGATTCTTTTGCCACTCTTTTAGAGTCTGTCGTTGAAATCTCATCCCTCACCTCTCACCCCTACCCCTCCCTGGAATCCAAGTGCGATCGCCGGGCCTCTTGTTCGACCAGCATTTTGGCAATGCCCTGAAGGTTTTGCGCGGCAAATTGGAAGTAGGTGGCGGCTTTGGTATCGGCTCCGAGTTCTAGGAAATAAACGGCGTGTTCCAGCGCCGCTTGGGCGATCGCATACTGTCGCGTAATCGGTGATTGCATAACGTTCATGGTTAGTCACATAGGTCACAACAGAGGTCGGCGCTGCAAAGTTGTGAAGTACCGCACAGCGCTGACTCTACTCGCGACTACAGCCCAGAATTGACCAGAAGCTGCGATCGCCACAGCCCTGCCCGACACACAAACGCGCAATATTGCCGAATTAACGCCCGCTGGCTGGAGGGCGGCAGCCGCCGGGCTGTGTCGTATCGGGCGATCGCCCAAGCAATGACATCGGCAGCATCAATGGGCACTCCCGCCTCGATTAGCCTGCGCCAATAGGTGGGCTTGATTTCGCGAGTCAAATTGCGTCGAGGTAGGGCTGGCCGAGTCTCATTCATAGCTGGAACACTCTCTGGATTAGCTGTGACTACTATCTCCTGTTTCACGCTCCAGCCGGGTGATTCCACAAAACCAGGGGGGTGATAATTCTCTAAGAATCGGGTGACTGCCAGGGCCCCTGCGTTGTG contains:
- a CDS encoding sensor histidine kinase, which codes for MISSDFPTDCPAASPLPEVLPQGFLIPRLRETNIQVLSSESTLEELPLHDFQADYEQTGLQVAAVFEQHPALPGVVLWDAARFVGMLSRQRLLEYLLRPHGTELFLSRPLKVLHSYACQPPLVLPGHTPILAAAQQVLRRSPDQFNEPIVVQADGAYYLLSPHELNRAHWQIRGIETQVRYERTQVQLIQSEKMAGLGRLVDGVAHEILDPVGFIWGNLSHVSSYAADLLDLVAAYEASLPSVPPAVQQLQHAIELEYVKRDLPQAIASIRAGAERLKNLATSLQNFCHVDEVYPKPANLHECLDSIVLLLKSRLTGEIDIVCEYGHLPPVPCFIGQLSQVFMNILINAVEALLDSATYQSWVEGMGDRPTHAAAGSLRKPQIVITTAIQGLSDPSPSGGTSANPSGAIAPADSEPFKTTTKTAQFPPGSTARNERRWVSVRITDNGPGLSPETQQRILESFTVERRAAKETSLSVSYQIVTAKHGGQFRLKSPALFPTDAPAGIGTEFEILLPLF